The window tagccctattttaatttacacaatgaaaataaaaataagtaaaatactcTCCTCAATTATCCTAACAGCATACTGTGATTTATAAACTTCAAAAAGGAGGCTTTCAAAAAATTCATGAAAGCACAATAAATTTCAGGAATACAAGTTGGTTTCACTTAAAACAGATTTCATTACATATAATTAATATAGTTAGTAGTAAAAACATACAATGTGCcatgatttcttttataaaatgctataaaattctgttttctaattAAATTCATAACACAAAAATGCCATCTGTAATTAAATTTTAGCTAATATCTTTGAAACCCTAAGTAAAAAAGGGATCTATGTAAAATCTTTAATACCAAAAATAGCTCCACAACTTGCACTACAATTGAATATATGATTACTTAAAATATGGATTATAAGTTCTTCTAATTTTCATTGAAGCCGATTTAATCTTGACGGGTAAGTTGTTTTTCGTCCATGTGCCCCACTGAATTCCGCTTGCAAGAAATTTTCCAGGGAAGTGATGAATGCCATTTAAATTTGCTAGACCACACTGGTTGAACCACCAGCCAGTGTTGTTTTTGAGGTGGCTGCAGCTCTTCACAGACTGACCATTGACCAGGCATACAGGGCGGCACCCATCATTATCAACGTCTGATGTGCTGAAAGGCATTGCATTTTGATTATCTTCTTTTTTGAGGCCCCGGAATGCATCACCTATGTAAGACagatttttttaactaaatgaaGTTAGAGGCAATTTCTAGTATTCTAATCAACCACTACCAACATATTATGCAAAAGTGTAACATCTAGAAATAGGgtttatttttctactgtttaTCATGCTTAAAATCTCTCAAAAAAATCTGATAATGAATTCCTCAATAGGACATGCATCTTTAAATGGATATTAGATACGAAAGTTAGAAACCAAAATGGAAGTTTGGCTATGTAGACAAAATCAAAAATTTAGGCCAGAAATGATGGCCTAATGATGTTATACCAATATGACAATTGGTaatttagaataagaaaatagCTTACACACTGTAGGTTTCCATACCTACAATTTGCATCACTTTAGTTATGGATAGATGAGggtgaaatttttacttttaaaaacttatatttataattacaaaagTTGTTTGATGTTATTTAGGGGTCATCAAGTTTATATAGAATTCCTAATACCCTTGAGAAAAATTCAGCTATACTCCtgagattatatttttcttcatagatgGTTGTTTGTATAGTATGCCTGGTACCCACAATATCCCTCCAAAGATTAAGAATCTTGAACAAGACAACCCAATTTAACTAAGTCACAAGAGCAGGATTTATAGTTTGTTTTCTGAAGTTTCATTAAATTAACATATTCTTAGTAAACCCATAATACCTACATTTCCTAAACACAAATTTTGACTAATAAACTTTGAAATACTAAAAGAAACTGTGTAAGATGTGTAGAGAAACCAGGGCCTACATTTGTTTCATTACGTTTTTGAATGGTTGGCATCTCCTGATATTTCAAGGTTTTGAAGAACTTCATTAGTGGTGTGGTCTATCCTAAACCCCAGAATCTGATTATTATTAGTCTCTGACTCTGCACTTGatggaaaacaaaatacacacattgcAGGTACTTTTTTGCAGAGAAAATATAACGTTCAACATAAGCACCATGCAATACCTTTCAAAAGGTCATAAGAAAGAGACACCACCCATGGAGCATTGCCTAAACTTTGTGATCATTCCATGAATACTCTGCCTGAGCAAAGACCAACCATCAGAAGGATCACACATTATATGGGCGCCTCaatgtattatatttaaaaacacatttttagaaTATATGCATATGTCTATTTCTTGAGAAAtagttcattaaaatttattcacCATATCTCCTGTAAAAGTGTAGTTAAAGAACATGATACTGTTTTCTCTAATAACCCAGAGAAATTTCTCTTATGTTTTGTCATcaggaatatttgtatttcttatggAACAACTGTGTTTCTCAAATGGTCACGTTTATGTTCTATTTTTGCTCTGAACTCAAAGTTAAATTAGTGGCCCATTTTTACCACATATCTGATTACAGTTAAGCCCCTAGTTTTATCcatgtttctatttttacattctcctaacatctttttctttcactgttgTGATTATATTATGTTTTCAATAACTGAAGGTTATTTAACAACTTCATTGGGAAAATGTAGAATACAGCATGGCAGGGTACTGTAATGAAAAAACTTGCCATTATAAATTTGTTCTCCAACTAGATCATAGTCATCTTTTAGAGAACCCCCACATAAACTTCCTAACATAGCATACCATATTTAGACAGCTCTTTACAATTTTAGAGCTGAAGCTTTGAAAAGTGTATGCTGTAACTCTTTAAAATTTCCTCTATATATCCAGATTTGAATTTCAGACTTTCACCTAATATCCCAAGACTAAATCCCCTCAGATGTCATAGATTCCATCCATACCAGACAACTCTCTGGACCCTGTAATTTTCCTCCCTCTATGCCTTGACTTGAGCTGTTCCATTTGCCAACATTCACTTGCCAAAAACCTATCCATTGCTCCAAGACCCGGTCCATGGTTCTCGACTGTGAATATGCCAACATATCCACCTGCCCAAAAGTCACTGAATCAGACTGTAGAGGAGTATGTACTTTCAAAACACTTCCCAGCTTTTAACATTAACCCCTTGTTGAAAACTACTCTTCCATGAAAATTTTCTGGTGCAACCAACTGAAATCATTCTTACCCTCTCTTGAGCCCCCAGAGCTCTATCAGTAGTTTGTGTTTTCAGCGTTATGTTCTCCTCTATACTGTGAACCGTTAAAGAGCTGAGACtgcataattttcatttttttatttctaacactGAATATACATAATGAATAAGTGCCATAATGGGGGGTTGACTTTAGTTTTTCTTAacaaaaatgcctttaaaatttcAGCCCAAAATAAAAACCTGTCATCAAGTATTTTGATGATAAGTATTTTGAAGTTCTAACAAATTTATTGGGTAATGAATAGATGCATCCAGATGGAGTAAAAAGAACAGTAAGTTCTTGTTTCTATCAACTTGGATTATTGCCCTGGCTCAGGTGTGATGTGCTAGAAGTCTCAGGCGAGTTACTTAATCTTTTAAGTTTCTTCTCTGATAAAGTGGAAAGAATAGAGACCAGCTCCAACATTACCTGACTTCTAAATGTCAGCCTCTctgaatacaaaaaaatagaaataatgccctcccagcctccccctACAGGGTCTCCATCCAAAAAGTCAATTGGGATTACATAtggtaaatgttttaaagaatattattaagTATTTCAAAATCATGAGGTGATACAATGTTCATAACAAAGTTTCAATACTCCAGACTTGGCTAGATTTCTTGTTCCCAATCTATTCTTTTATCAGTAATGTATCATATACCAAGAGACatgcattatttttatctttacctATTATACTAAGTTAGTgatatttccatcttctggataattttaggaataaaaaaCTTACCTGCATTTCCTGAATACCGTCCtaagtgcattttaaaaaatcttgtctCATCCTCTAGCCAAAAATTATCATATGATGCATAAGCAAATGTGTCATCTTCAGATTCCAAAGCCACATAAAGCATAAAACTGGTATTTTTCTGATTTACTatataaaaaatcttttttagtcCTAGCCAAAATtctcctgtaaaaaaaaaaaaaatcactttgtgtTATTATATTTTAACACAAATTAGAACAACCCTTTATTATTGAATGTTGGGTGTTATTTAGTGTGTCATTAATTCTGAGATGACTCACATAAATAATGACAGAGACTAGATGACCTAGCTCAAATAATCagtgtttatataatttataaaaaattcaaaaatttaaaaagtcttctaCTTCTGCTTCACTAGactgaggaaaataaaactggttCATTTTATCTCCACatattaaattcaaaaattcatttaaaaactaaataaaaagtcaaagtttCTGTTGACATATTATGACAGGTAACAAAATGATGTATACCAATAAATGTCAGAGGTTTAAATCCCAAATTGGCTGCtcctaaagaaaaatttcatgaaaatgatCATTTGAAATTACTTTTTCTGTCTCAGAGTGTACTTtctgaacaaatatttgtttgttaTAATACAGTGTCAATTACCTATGACCAGAAGTCGACTGTAGCAACACTGAAGTGTACCAGGTGTAGGGTCAGTATTTCCAAGACAATTGTAGATCCAGATGAATCATCAAATTCCCTAATTCAGGCAATGTGCTTCTGCAAGCATTTCTAGCCAATGGCTTTCTACCTCCCTCTACGTACCATGATGTAGCCTAAATGTGGACACCCCAACATATGTCCTTCTACTTGAATTATGAAATTGTCCAAGAACTTGAGTGTAATCAAAACAAACTTCAAAGAGTTAGAGCATAACGTGACAGCGTTAAAACTCTTGAAACTATCACTAAGATATCAAGCCCTTCTCCAGGGCTTACAGGTGTATTTTATCTACAACCCAGTTAGAATTGAAAAGTATCCAGAATAAGTATAGGAAGAAAGTGAGCACTGTCAAATGGGTCCCAACAGGGTCTTTTTATTCTCATGCAGTTATAACCCTTCAACTTAAGCATCTCTGTCATCTTTCCTCTTTACTCCAACCTCATATTTAAGACTTaacagtacatttttttcttaatccccAGTGTAATTTTAAAACTGCATCAACCTACAAGGGAGTCTTAGTTTGCATGAAGAATACCTGCGCGAATACCTTATTAGTCAAAACTCACATCACCTCCCCATAGAAATAAGCATGaagtaaacaaaaatgataattgGAAGTCTGTATATTAATCTATGACTACTTAATTCAGGAGGAAGCACTCAATGGGAGATTAGAAATACTgctaaaaaatatgtatttaactGCACTCCAGAGCATGACAGTTATCTGGCTGTAAGACATACCTTCTAAAATTATTGGCATGTGGTAGTGTTTTTTATCACTAGGATCAACACAACCACTTAGTGGATCTTTAGATGACATTATTATGGGAGgataaacatttcaaattataatatCAACCAttaaaatagcataaatattatcaaaatcaCCTGCAGAAGTTccaacaaatataaaattctgcATGATTCAGAAATACTGGTGTTTCTGTTTACTAGCAAAATTGACACTACCATGTGGCAATAATATAAACAGATTTTATAATTCAACTGGGGtttgtaattttcaaattttgggCATGGtaatgtttattgatattttataaaacactacATTCAACTCAAATCATCTAAATTTGATCAGTCACGTACTTCAATTCTTTGTTTAATTTGCTTGTGTAGACACAGCACACACCTCAAGAATTTCAAGATATATGGCAACCTTGCCCATTCACGTTTTCTTTCTACAGTTGGTAAGCACCTGCCACAATTCTGCTGGGTACATAACAGATACTTAATAAATATCCAGCTTATAGATTTTACTCAAATCACATTTTAACAAATAACTAAATATACAGATTGCTAGACTTCACCTGaagatctttttaaataattttacctGTGAAGATAGGGCAATTTAAGTCATATTTTTTGATAATCatatatatttgctatttttacCAATATGGATAAGTCTttagaaatatcaaaagatagaatagaaatacataaaatttgacCTAAAAGATCACCAAATCCATCCAGATAATCACACCATAACCTCTGGAAATCAATTGTCCCATCAATCCTCTTCTGTATCACAGTCCATCCACCTCCTCTGTAATCCATGTCACACATTACCTAAAACAGGCCcagaaaataccaaaataatacatcattattttcattatgtgaTATTATAAAACTCATGTTTCATCAGTAGAtctagaga of the Sciurus carolinensis chromosome 11, mSciCar1.2, whole genome shotgun sequence genome contains:
- the Angptl5 gene encoding angiopoietin-related protein 5 — its product is MHPPQVLLLFLNVCIFICGETVQGNCAHHSTNSPVVNVVEDVSNAKDGIQSNDTVYKEDCEESCDAKTKITREEKHFMCRNLQNSIVSYTRSTKKLLRNIMDEQQASLDYLSNQVNELMNRVLLLTTEVFRKQLDPFPHRPVQSHGLDCTDIKDTIGSVTKTPSGLYIIYPEGSSYPFEVMCDMDYRGGGWTVIQKRIDGTIDFQRLWCDYLDGFGDLLGEFWLGLKKIFYIVNQKNTSFMLYVALESEDDTFAYASYDNFWLEDETRFFKMHLGRYSGNAGDAFRGLKKEDNQNAMPFSTSDVDNDGCRPVCLVNGQSVKSCSHLKNNTGWWFNQCGLANLNGIHHFPGKFLASGIQWGTWTKNNLPVKIKSASMKIRRTYNPYFK